Proteins from one Streptomyces sp. NBC_00390 genomic window:
- a CDS encoding Dabb family protein — MIRHLVLFKLNEGVERDEPRVAAGVKAFRDLDGLVPELEFWECAWNITDRPIAYDFAINSAVADKDALKRYLEHPAHQAAAGQWREFATWVIADYEF; from the coding sequence GTGATCCGCCATCTGGTCCTCTTCAAGCTCAACGAGGGTGTCGAGCGCGACGAGCCGCGCGTCGCCGCCGGGGTGAAGGCCTTCCGGGATCTCGACGGACTCGTCCCCGAGCTGGAGTTCTGGGAGTGCGCCTGGAACATCACCGACCGGCCGATCGCCTACGACTTCGCGATCAACTCCGCCGTGGCCGACAAGGACGCGCTGAAGCGGTACCTGGAGCACCCGGCGCACCAGGCTGCCGCCGGACAGTGGCGCGAGTTCGCCACGTGGGTGATCGCCGACTACGAGTTCTGA
- the tadA gene encoding tRNA adenosine(34) deaminase TadA: protein MRLALDEAERAAQAGDVPVGAVVLAADGSVLATGHNEREATGDPTAHAEVLAIRRAAARIGEWRLTDCTLVVTLEPCTMCAGAIVQSRVARVIYGARDEKAGAAGSLWDVVRDRRLNHRPEVVLGVLEKECSAQLRSFFRDRGTDR, encoded by the coding sequence ATGCGTCTCGCCCTGGACGAGGCGGAGCGCGCGGCGCAGGCCGGAGATGTGCCGGTCGGCGCCGTCGTGCTGGCCGCGGACGGCTCGGTCCTGGCGACAGGGCACAACGAACGTGAGGCGACGGGCGACCCGACGGCACACGCCGAGGTGCTGGCGATCCGCAGGGCCGCCGCCCGCATCGGCGAGTGGCGGCTGACCGACTGCACGCTCGTCGTCACGCTGGAGCCGTGCACCATGTGCGCGGGCGCGATCGTGCAGTCCCGGGTGGCACGGGTGATCTACGGCGCCCGGGACGAGAAGGCGGGCGCGGCCGGTTCGCTGTGGGACGTCGTACGGGACCGGCGGCTCAACCACCGGCCCGAAGTGGTGCTCGGAGTGCTCGAGAAGGAGTGCTCGGCGCAGCTTCGGAGCTTCTTCCGGGACCGCGGGACCGACCGCTGA
- a CDS encoding RNA polymerase sigma factor SigF, producing the protein MSVELGSSKVLTRAPGAPAPVVPDSSEAIDTRTLSRSLFLRLRSLDCEGAADDSPERTYVRDTLIELNLPLVRYAAARFRSRNEPMEDIVQVGTIGLIKAIDRFDCERGVEFPTFAMPTVVGEIKRFFRDTSWSVRVPRRLQELRLALTKASDELSQKLDRSPTVPELAAVLGVSEEDVVDGLAVGNAYTASSLDSPSPEDDGGEGSLADRLGYEDTALEGVEYRESLKPLLAKLPPRERQIIMLRFFANMTQSQIGEEVGISQMHVSRLLTRTLAQLREGLISD; encoded by the coding sequence ATGTCCGTAGAACTGGGCAGCTCCAAGGTGCTCACACGCGCTCCCGGCGCACCCGCACCTGTCGTGCCGGACAGCTCGGAAGCCATCGACACCCGCACTCTCTCCCGCTCCCTTTTCCTGCGGCTGCGCTCGCTGGACTGTGAGGGCGCGGCCGACGACAGCCCGGAGCGCACCTATGTGCGCGACACCCTCATCGAGCTGAATCTCCCCCTCGTGCGCTACGCGGCGGCACGGTTCCGCAGCCGGAACGAACCCATGGAGGACATCGTCCAGGTCGGCACGATCGGCCTGATCAAGGCGATCGACCGGTTCGACTGCGAACGGGGCGTGGAGTTCCCGACGTTCGCGATGCCGACGGTCGTCGGCGAGATCAAGCGCTTCTTCCGCGACACCTCGTGGTCGGTGCGGGTTCCCCGCCGGCTGCAGGAGCTGCGTCTGGCACTCACCAAGGCCAGCGACGAGCTTTCCCAGAAGCTCGACCGCTCGCCGACCGTTCCCGAACTGGCCGCGGTGCTCGGGGTGTCGGAGGAGGACGTGGTCGACGGACTCGCCGTCGGCAATGCGTACACGGCGTCGTCGCTCGACTCGCCGTCCCCCGAGGACGACGGTGGCGAGGGCTCGCTCGCGGACCGGCTGGGCTACGAGGACACGGCGTTGGAGGGCGTCGAGTACCGCGAGTCCCTCAAGCCTCTGCTGGCCAAACTCCCGCCCCGTGAGCGGCAGATCATCATGCTCCGGTTCTTCGCCAACATGACCCAGTCGCAGATCGGCGAAGAGGTCGGTATCTCGCAGATGCATGTCTCGCGCCTGCTGACGCGTACGCTCGCGCAGCTGCGGGAAGGCCTGATTTCCGACTGA
- a CDS encoding MarR family winged helix-turn-helix transcriptional regulator → MAERSQYEELARQISAIGAVKRGLSRMLPAECPSGSASVLALLDRYGEMRMSRLAELLAVDMSVTSRHVAHVVERGWIERSPDPDDRRSRILRLTPAGRAVLDGLGRRTADLFAHYLKDWSDDDVGQLSALLARLRNSFGDCRAHAVRTPAPTPRTQT, encoded by the coding sequence ATGGCCGAGCGGAGTCAGTACGAAGAGCTGGCCCGGCAGATCAGTGCCATAGGTGCCGTCAAACGGGGCCTCTCCCGGATGCTGCCCGCCGAGTGCCCCTCCGGTTCCGCGTCCGTACTGGCCCTTCTGGACCGGTACGGAGAGATGCGGATGAGCCGGCTCGCCGAGCTGCTCGCCGTCGACATGTCGGTGACCAGCCGCCATGTGGCGCATGTCGTGGAGCGCGGCTGGATCGAGCGCTCGCCCGACCCGGACGACCGGCGCTCGCGCATCCTGCGGCTCACCCCCGCGGGCAGGGCCGTACTCGACGGCCTCGGCCGTCGGACCGCTGACCTGTTCGCCCACTACCTCAAGGACTGGTCCGACGACGACGTCGGACAGCTCAGCGCGTTGCTGGCCCGCCTCCGGAACTCCTTCGGGGACTGCCGGGCCCACGCCGTCCGTACCCCCGCACCCACCCCCCGCACGCAGACCTAG
- a CDS encoding RNA polymerase sigma factor SigF has translation MTVPASTAPQVPPQNETKPQSRGADTRALTQVLFARLKELEPGTAEHARVRGTLIEANLPLVRYAAARFRSRNEPMEDVIQVGTIGLINAIDRFDPDRGVQFPTFAMPTVVGEIKRYFRDNVRTVHVPRRLHELWVQVNGATEDLTTAHGRTPSTAEIAERLRIGEDEVLACIEAGRSYHATSLEAAQEGDGMPGLLDRLGYEDPALAGVEHRDLVRHLLVQLPEREQRILMLRYYSNLTQSQISQELGVSQMHVSRLLARSFARLRSANRIEA, from the coding sequence GTGACCGTGCCGGCCAGTACTGCGCCTCAGGTGCCACCCCAGAACGAGACCAAGCCACAGAGCCGGGGCGCGGACACCCGGGCCCTGACCCAGGTCCTGTTCGCCCGGCTCAAGGAGCTGGAACCCGGCACCGCGGAGCACGCGCGCGTACGCGGGACGCTCATCGAGGCCAATCTGCCGCTGGTGCGGTACGCCGCCGCCCGCTTCCGCAGCCGCAACGAGCCGATGGAGGACGTCATCCAGGTCGGCACGATCGGCCTGATCAACGCGATCGACCGCTTCGACCCGGACCGGGGCGTGCAGTTCCCGACGTTCGCCATGCCGACGGTCGTCGGCGAGATCAAGCGGTACTTCCGTGACAACGTGCGCACGGTGCATGTGCCGCGCCGGCTGCACGAGCTGTGGGTCCAGGTCAACGGCGCGACCGAGGACCTGACGACGGCTCACGGCCGGACCCCGTCGACCGCCGAGATCGCCGAGCGGCTGAGGATCGGCGAGGACGAGGTGCTGGCCTGTATCGAGGCCGGGCGCTCGTACCACGCCACCTCGCTGGAGGCGGCCCAGGAAGGCGACGGAATGCCGGGGCTGCTGGACCGCCTCGGCTACGAGGACCCGGCGCTCGCGGGGGTGGAGCACCGCGACCTGGTCCGTCACCTGCTCGTCCAGCTGCCCGAGCGCGAGCAGCGGATCCTGATGCTGCGCTACTACAGCAACTTGACGCAGTCTCAGATCAGCCAGGAGCTGGGCGTCTCCCAGATGCACGTGTCAAGGCTGCTGGCGCGAAGTTTCGCGCGACTTCGATCCGCAAACAGGATCGAAGCGTAG
- the upp gene encoding uracil phosphoribosyltransferase: protein MRIHVVDHPLVAHKLTTLRDKRTDSPTFRRLADELVTLLAYEATRDVRTEQVDIETPVTGTTGVKLSHPRPLVVPILRAGLGMLDGMVRLLPTAEVGFLGMIRNEQTLEASTYATRMPEDLSGRQVYVLDPMLATGGTLVAAIRELIKRGADDVTAVVLLAAPEGVEVMERELAGTPVTVVTASVDQRLNDHGYIVPGLGDAGDRMYGSAE, encoded by the coding sequence ATGCGGATCCATGTCGTCGACCACCCGCTGGTGGCGCACAAACTCACCACGCTGCGCGACAAGCGCACCGACTCCCCGACCTTCCGGCGGCTCGCCGACGAGCTGGTCACCCTGCTCGCGTACGAGGCCACCCGGGACGTGCGCACCGAGCAGGTCGACATCGAGACCCCGGTGACCGGGACGACCGGCGTGAAGCTGTCGCACCCGCGACCGCTGGTGGTGCCGATCCTGCGGGCCGGACTGGGCATGCTGGACGGCATGGTGCGGCTGCTGCCGACCGCCGAGGTGGGCTTCCTGGGGATGATCCGCAACGAGCAGACGCTGGAGGCCTCGACCTACGCGACCCGTATGCCGGAGGACCTCTCCGGCCGCCAGGTGTACGTGCTCGACCCGATGCTGGCGACCGGCGGCACGCTGGTGGCGGCGATCCGGGAGCTGATCAAGCGCGGCGCGGACGATGTGACCGCGGTCGTGCTGCTGGCCGCGCCGGAGGGCGTCGAGGTCATGGAGCGCGAGCTCGCGGGTACGCCGGTGACCGTGGTGACGGCGTCGGTCGACCAGCGCCTGAACGACCACGGGTACATCGTGCCCGGGCTCGGCGACGCGGGCGACCGTATGTACGGGTCGGCGGAGTAG
- a CDS encoding MFS transporter: MATTTPAGVRGGHARPGGHASDGDAAPMTHRQIMEAMSGLLLGMFVAILSSTIVSNALPEIITDLDGDQSAYTWVVTAALLSMTATTPLWGKLADLFSKKLLVQVALIIYAAGSVVAGLSQSTGMLIACRVVQGIGVGGLTALAQIIMAAMISPRERGRYSGYLGAVFAVATVGGPLLGGVITDADSLGWRWCFYVGVPFAVIALIVLQKTLKLPVAGPRAEGPGHKVKVDWAGAFFISAAVSLLLIWVTFAGDKYEWISWQTYAMVGGSVLIGLLFLLVESKASDPIVPLRLFRNRTITLASLASLFVGVAMFAGTVFFSQYFQLARDKSPTMSGVMTIPMIAGLFVSSTVSGQIITRTGRWKAWLVGGGVLVTAGLGLLGTLRHDTEYWHIAVFMGVLGLGLGMMMQNLVLCTQNQVAPQDLGAASSVVTFFRSLGGAIGVSALGAVMANRVTHYVTDGLAELGPKGAYLGHGGTGGGGIPDLDTLPAPIRTVMETAYGHGVGDVFLYSAPFALLAFLVTLFIKEVALKSSAADSTLEASGDTAGPTVPADKAATAAAGPAIRGVVRGSDGAALPRAVVTLISPAGRQLGRSVAHADGSYALDAPAAGSYVLIASADGFQPQARHGGRRRRVRSTSRAKASGEYDIHLACISGLTGTVRAADGDAPVEGAMVVVTDARGEVLATGTTAEGGEFSFSDLVPGAVTLAVHADGHRPLAMPVEIAGQGVTRIEAALLTGAVVRGTVRAGAAGRPLSDARVTLVDAAGDVLATVTTGDDGAYAFADLDAGEYTVIATGYPPVAGALSVRGRGVDGHDIELVHPDE, translated from the coding sequence ATGGCTACGACCACACCAGCCGGTGTGCGGGGCGGCCACGCCCGGCCTGGAGGTCACGCCTCCGACGGCGACGCCGCGCCGATGACCCACCGCCAGATCATGGAGGCGATGTCCGGGCTGCTGCTCGGAATGTTCGTCGCGATCCTGTCGTCCACGATCGTCTCCAACGCGCTGCCGGAAATCATCACGGACCTCGACGGCGACCAGAGCGCCTACACCTGGGTGGTGACCGCAGCGCTGCTGTCGATGACGGCGACCACCCCGCTGTGGGGCAAGCTCGCCGACCTGTTCAGCAAGAAGCTGCTGGTCCAGGTGGCCCTGATCATCTATGCCGCGGGCTCGGTGGTGGCCGGCCTCTCCCAGAGCACCGGCATGCTGATCGCCTGCCGTGTCGTCCAGGGCATCGGCGTCGGCGGCCTCACCGCCCTCGCCCAGATCATCATGGCCGCGATGATCTCCCCGCGTGAGCGCGGCCGCTACAGCGGTTACCTCGGGGCGGTCTTCGCCGTCGCCACCGTCGGCGGGCCGCTGCTCGGCGGAGTAATCACCGACGCCGACTCGCTCGGCTGGCGCTGGTGCTTCTACGTCGGCGTGCCGTTCGCGGTGATCGCACTGATCGTGCTGCAGAAGACCCTGAAGCTCCCCGTCGCCGGCCCCCGTGCCGAGGGCCCGGGACACAAGGTCAAAGTCGACTGGGCGGGCGCGTTCTTCATCAGCGCCGCCGTCTCGCTGCTGCTGATCTGGGTCACCTTCGCGGGCGACAAGTACGAGTGGATCTCCTGGCAGACCTATGCGATGGTCGGCGGCTCGGTCCTGATCGGCCTGCTCTTCCTCCTGGTGGAGTCGAAGGCGAGCGACCCGATCGTCCCGCTGCGGCTCTTCCGCAACCGCACCATCACGCTGGCCTCGCTGGCCTCCCTCTTCGTCGGTGTCGCGATGTTCGCCGGCACCGTCTTCTTCAGCCAGTACTTCCAGCTGGCGCGCGACAAGTCGCCGACGATGTCCGGCGTCATGACGATCCCGATGATCGCCGGTCTGTTCGTCTCGTCGACCGTCTCGGGCCAGATCATCACCAGGACGGGCCGCTGGAAGGCCTGGCTTGTCGGCGGCGGTGTCCTGGTGACGGCGGGCCTCGGGCTGCTGGGCACCCTCCGCCACGACACCGAGTACTGGCACATCGCGGTCTTCATGGGTGTCCTGGGGCTCGGCCTCGGCATGATGATGCAGAACCTCGTGCTGTGCACGCAGAACCAGGTGGCACCCCAGGATCTCGGTGCGGCCAGCTCCGTCGTCACCTTCTTCCGCTCCCTCGGCGGTGCGATCGGCGTCTCCGCGCTCGGCGCGGTGATGGCCAACCGGGTCACCCACTACGTCACGGACGGTCTCGCCGAACTCGGTCCGAAGGGTGCGTACCTGGGCCACGGCGGTACGGGCGGCGGCGGCATCCCCGACCTGGACACGCTGCCCGCGCCGATCCGTACGGTGATGGAGACGGCGTACGGGCACGGCGTCGGCGACGTCTTCCTCTACTCGGCGCCCTTCGCGCTGCTCGCCTTCCTGGTGACACTGTTCATCAAGGAGGTCGCGCTGAAGAGCAGCGCGGCGGACAGCACCCTGGAGGCCTCCGGAGACACCGCCGGTCCCACCGTCCCTGCCGACAAGGCGGCCACCGCGGCAGCCGGCCCCGCGATCCGCGGCGTGGTGCGCGGCTCCGACGGCGCCGCGCTGCCCCGCGCCGTGGTCACTCTGATCTCACCGGCCGGCCGTCAACTCGGCCGCTCGGTCGCCCACGCGGACGGCAGCTACGCGCTGGACGCCCCCGCCGCCGGTTCGTACGTACTGATCGCCTCGGCCGACGGCTTCCAGCCGCAGGCCCGCCACGGTGGCCGTCGGCGACGAGTGCGGAGCACTTCCCGGGCCAAGGCTTCCGGGGAGTACGACATCCACCTGGCCTGCATCAGCGGGCTGACCGGGACCGTGCGGGCCGCCGACGGCGACGCGCCGGTCGAGGGAGCCATGGTCGTCGTCACGGATGCCCGTGGCGAGGTGCTGGCCACCGGAACGACCGCGGAAGGGGGCGAGTTCTCCTTCAGCGACCTGGTCCCGGGTGCGGTGACCCTCGCCGTGCACGCCGACGGCCACCGTCCGCTGGCGATGCCCGTCGAGATCGCCGGGCAGGGCGTGACCCGTATCGAGGCAGCCCTGCTCACCGGCGCCGTGGTCCGGGGCACCGTACGCGCCGGGGCCGCCGGCCGGCCGCTGTCCGACGCGCGGGTGACGCTGGTGGACGCCGCGGGCGACGTGCTCGCCACCGTGACGACCGGGGACGACGGGGCGTACGCCTTCGCCGACCTGGACGCGGGGGAGTACACGGTCATCGCGACGGGGTATCCCCCGGTGGCCGGGGCACTGTCCGTCCGCGGCCGTGGAGTCGACGGCCACGACATCGAACTCGTGCACCCGGACGAGTGA
- a CDS encoding type II toxin-antitoxin system VapB family antitoxin has translation MIFKRIGNGRPYPDHGRESTRQWADVAPRPVRLDQLVTTKGQLDLETLLAEDSTFYGDLFAHVVKWQGDLYLEDGLHRAVRAALQQRQVLHARVLELG, from the coding sequence GTGATCTTCAAGCGCATCGGCAACGGACGGCCGTACCCCGACCACGGCCGGGAAAGCACCCGGCAGTGGGCGGACGTCGCGCCGCGCCCGGTCCGCCTCGATCAGCTCGTGACCACCAAGGGCCAGCTGGATCTCGAGACACTTCTCGCCGAGGACTCGACGTTCTACGGCGACCTCTTCGCGCATGTCGTGAAGTGGCAGGGCGACCTGTATCTGGAGGACGGCCTGCACCGGGCGGTGCGCGCCGCGCTCCAGCAGCGGCAGGTGCTGCACGCCCGCGTCCTCGAACTGGGCTGA
- a CDS encoding ArnT family glycosyltransferase, translated as MTTTTTSPPHGGPAGSGAARAGRAARLLHGRPEDARWVRPAFLALLLATTLLYVWNLDASGYANSFYSAAAQAGSESWKAFFFGSSDAANSITVDKPPAALWPMALSVRFFGLGSWQILLPEVLMGVATVAVLYAAVRRSFGAAAGLIAGAALALTPVAALMFRFNNPDALLALLMTVAVYCVLRALEGARTKWLVWAGVAVGFAFLTKTLQAFLILPPLALVYAVCAPTTLRRRLGQLALAAVAVVVSAGWWVAIVELWPTASRPYIGGSQTNSFLELTFGYNGLGRINGNETGSVGGGGGGRGGGGGWGETGIDRMFNDTIGGQISWLLPAALLLLVAGLVLTRRAGRTDTARAAFLVWGGSLLITTAIFSFMAGIFHEYYTVALAPCIAALVGMGATVLWEERAELVWSAVLAGTVAVTAWWSYTLLGRSTDYLPWLRQVVLIGGLVAAVGLLLAGRAGRTLALGAAGLGLAVSLAGPVAYSLTTVSEGHAGSIVTAGPAVAGGRGGPGGGGPGGGDGMRMQPPGQGGQAPGQAQGQGQGQGPAQGQGPQGGPPGGAGQFPTGGGPGTLPGTDGRTGRGAQDGAGRGGGMGGLLNGASVDAETEAALKENAGDYTWVAAAIGSQNAASYQLATEQPVMPIGGFNGSDPSPTLAQFKQYVAEGKIHYFIAGMGGGPGAGGGSEITSWVEETFTEVTVGGTTLYDLTDEK; from the coding sequence ATGACCACGACCACGACCAGTCCCCCGCACGGCGGGCCGGCAGGGTCGGGCGCCGCACGCGCCGGACGCGCCGCACGGCTGCTGCACGGCCGTCCGGAGGACGCCCGCTGGGTGCGCCCCGCCTTCCTCGCCCTGCTGCTTGCGACCACGCTGCTGTACGTCTGGAACCTGGACGCGTCCGGGTACGCCAACTCGTTCTACTCCGCCGCCGCACAGGCCGGCAGCGAGAGCTGGAAGGCCTTCTTCTTCGGTTCGTCCGACGCGGCGAACTCCATCACCGTCGACAAGCCCCCGGCCGCGCTGTGGCCGATGGCCCTGTCCGTGCGGTTCTTCGGGCTCGGCTCGTGGCAGATCCTGCTGCCCGAGGTGCTGATGGGCGTCGCGACGGTGGCCGTGCTGTACGCGGCCGTACGCCGGAGTTTCGGCGCGGCGGCCGGACTGATCGCGGGTGCCGCATTGGCTCTGACTCCGGTCGCGGCCCTGATGTTCCGCTTCAACAACCCGGACGCGCTGCTCGCGCTGCTGATGACGGTCGCCGTGTACTGCGTGCTCCGTGCCCTCGAAGGGGCGCGGACGAAGTGGCTGGTGTGGGCGGGCGTCGCGGTCGGGTTCGCGTTCCTGACGAAGACCCTGCAGGCGTTCCTGATCCTGCCGCCGCTGGCGCTGGTGTACGCGGTGTGCGCACCGACGACCCTGCGCCGCAGGCTCGGCCAACTCGCTCTCGCCGCAGTGGCCGTGGTGGTCTCCGCCGGCTGGTGGGTGGCGATCGTCGAGCTGTGGCCGACGGCCTCGCGTCCGTACATCGGCGGCTCGCAGACCAACAGCTTCCTGGAGCTGACCTTCGGCTACAACGGCCTCGGCCGGATCAACGGCAACGAGACCGGCAGCGTCGGCGGTGGCGGTGGCGGCCGCGGCGGTGGTGGTGGCTGGGGCGAGACCGGCATCGACCGGATGTTCAACGACACGATCGGCGGCCAGATCTCCTGGCTGCTGCCGGCCGCGCTGCTGCTGCTCGTGGCGGGCCTGGTGCTCACCCGCAGGGCCGGGCGGACGGACACGGCACGGGCGGCGTTCCTGGTCTGGGGCGGCTCGCTGCTGATCACGACCGCGATCTTCAGCTTCATGGCCGGGATCTTCCACGAGTACTACACGGTGGCGCTGGCGCCCTGCATCGCGGCGCTCGTCGGCATGGGCGCGACGGTGCTGTGGGAGGAGCGGGCCGAGCTCGTCTGGTCGGCGGTGCTCGCGGGCACGGTCGCGGTGACGGCCTGGTGGTCGTACACGCTGCTCGGCCGGAGCACCGACTATCTGCCGTGGCTGCGCCAGGTGGTGCTGATCGGCGGCCTGGTTGCCGCGGTGGGGCTGCTGCTCGCGGGCCGCGCAGGGCGGACCCTGGCGCTCGGGGCGGCCGGGCTCGGACTCGCGGTGTCGCTCGCGGGACCGGTCGCGTACTCGCTGACCACGGTGAGCGAAGGGCACGCGGGCTCGATCGTGACGGCGGGGCCCGCGGTGGCGGGCGGTCGCGGGGGGCCGGGCGGCGGCGGTCCGGGTGGCGGCGACGGTATGCGGATGCAGCCGCCCGGTCAGGGCGGACAGGCTCCTGGGCAGGCCCAAGGACAGGGGCAAGGACAAGGACCGGCGCAGGGCCAGGGTCCGCAGGGCGGGCCGCCCGGCGGCGCGGGGCAGTTTCCCACCGGAGGCGGACCGGGCACGCTGCCCGGTACGGACGGACGCACGGGCCGGGGCGCCCAGGACGGCGCCGGCCGGGGCGGCGGTATGGGCGGACTTCTCAACGGCGCGAGTGTCGACGCCGAAACGGAGGCCGCGCTGAAGGAGAACGCAGGGGACTACACCTGGGTCGCCGCGGCCATCGGTTCCCAGAACGCCGCGAGCTACCAACTCGCCACCGAGCAGCCGGTGATGCCGATCGGCGGTTTCAACGGCAGCGATCCGTCCCCGACCCTCGCGCAGTTCAAGCAGTACGTGGCGGAGGGGAAGATCCACTACTTCATCGCCGGCATGGGGGGTGGGCCGGGCGCAGGCGGCGGCTCGGAGATCACCTCCTGGGTCGAGGAGACCTTCACCGAGGTCACGGTGGGCGGTACGACTCTCTACGACCTGACCGACGAGAAATAG
- a CDS encoding LytR C-terminal domain-containing protein — MSMLTPPGMGGKYRITGDKYPRMRRPRNRRRIVLAGLAAAVALSLAGWGTLQLIDVFSGGAKNTTASSHGPDCKPAPTPTVSAAPPPPKPGQVTVNVYNATPRSGLAKAAADELKKRGFTIGKVGNATPAYDKKVPGAGILLGGPDAYQGAFRVLATQLRGSELKTDARETADVDLILGTAFRSLDAKKDADVALAALTRPAPAPSKKC; from the coding sequence ATGAGCATGCTCACTCCGCCAGGCATGGGCGGAAAGTACCGCATTACGGGCGACAAGTACCCGCGCATGCGACGCCCTCGCAACCGCCGCAGGATCGTCCTCGCCGGCCTTGCCGCGGCGGTCGCACTCAGCCTTGCCGGCTGGGGAACGCTGCAGCTCATCGACGTGTTCTCGGGCGGCGCCAAGAACACGACGGCGAGCAGTCACGGCCCGGACTGCAAGCCCGCCCCGACCCCGACCGTCTCGGCCGCGCCCCCGCCGCCGAAGCCGGGGCAGGTGACGGTCAACGTCTACAACGCGACGCCGCGCAGCGGACTCGCCAAGGCGGCGGCCGACGAGCTGAAGAAACGCGGCTTCACGATCGGCAAGGTCGGCAACGCCACGCCGGCGTACGACAAGAAGGTCCCCGGCGCCGGCATACTGCTCGGCGGCCCGGATGCCTACCAGGGCGCCTTCCGGGTGCTGGCCACGCAGCTGCGGGGCTCCGAGCTGAAGACCGACGCACGCGAGACGGCGGACGTGGACCTGATCCTGGGCACGGCGTTCAGGTCCCTGGACGCGAAGAAGGACGCGGACGTGGCCCTGGCCGCACTGACCAGGCCCGCACCCGCGCCCTCCAAGAAGTGCTGA
- a CDS encoding PPOX class F420-dependent oxidoreductase: protein MAPNIATNTTVDHEQLLEFVRPRHRAILLTRRADGGPQGSPLTCGVDDSGRIVVSTYPERAKTRNAKRDERVSVIVLSDEWDGPWVQIDGTAEVIDSPDSVEPLVEYFRSIAGEHPDWAEYRQAMVKQGKSIVRITPQRWGPIATGGFPARLVDQ from the coding sequence ATGGCACCCAATATCGCCACCAACACCACGGTGGACCATGAGCAGTTGCTGGAGTTCGTACGCCCCCGTCATCGCGCGATCCTGCTGACCCGCCGCGCCGATGGCGGCCCGCAGGGATCTCCGCTGACCTGCGGGGTCGACGACTCGGGCCGGATCGTCGTGTCGACCTACCCGGAGCGCGCCAAGACCCGTAACGCCAAGCGCGACGAGCGGGTCAGCGTGATCGTCCTGTCGGACGAGTGGGACGGCCCGTGGGTGCAGATCGACGGGACGGCCGAGGTGATCGACTCCCCCGACTCGGTGGAGCCGCTGGTGGAGTACTTCCGCAGTATCGCGGGCGAGCACCCGGACTGGGCCGAGTACCGGCAGGCGATGGTGAAGCAGGGCAAGTCGATCGTCCGCATCACACCACAGCGATGGGGCCCGATCGCCACCGGCGGCTTCCCGGCGCGGCTCGTCGATCAGTGA
- a CDS encoding tRNA adenosine deaminase-associated protein: MYFAALLARTQDGWEASDTELDDVETLSDLTDLAREASVDEDTVLVFIEQEDAWFGVIRVEGEEDPRIFVSDAAAAARSSYGEILTNELLGGDDDDLADDLDALDLDGTEDGEPEAGDPDDEDRVSVTAGESVPAGPVGDREILRDLGLSEMELLALDTDALMEIADALGAGEVLETVR, from the coding sequence GTGTACTTCGCCGCACTGCTCGCGCGCACTCAAGACGGGTGGGAAGCGAGCGACACAGAGCTCGACGATGTGGAGACCCTGTCGGATCTGACCGACCTGGCCCGCGAGGCCTCGGTGGACGAGGACACGGTGCTCGTCTTCATCGAGCAGGAGGACGCGTGGTTCGGCGTCATCCGGGTGGAGGGCGAGGAGGATCCTCGTATCTTCGTCTCGGACGCGGCCGCGGCCGCACGCTCCTCCTACGGGGAGATTCTGACCAATGAACTGCTAGGCGGGGACGATGACGACCTCGCCGACGATCTGGACGCGCTGGATCTCGACGGCACCGAGGACGGCGAGCCGGAAGCGGGCGACCCGGACGACGAGGACCGCGTCTCCGTGACAGCCGGCGAGTCCGTCCCGGCCGGACCGGTCGGCGACCGCGAGATCCTCAGGGACCTGGGCCTGTCGGAGATGGAACTGCTGGCGCTGGACACGGACGCGCTCATGGAGATCGCGGACGCGCTCGGCGCGGGCGAAGTGCTGGAGACCGTCCGCTAG